In Bradyrhizobium sp. CCBAU 051011, the following are encoded in one genomic region:
- a CDS encoding adenylate/guanylate cyclase domain-containing protein, with the protein MTATILVVDDEPDLEALILQKFRRQVREGLVSFMFARDGLEALQSLEAHPHVDLVVSDINMPRMDGLSLLARLQESEDKKSTIIVSAYGDMSNIRTAMNRGAFDFVTKPIDFVDLEATIDKTLRHIEMLRETRRRQAEAERAHASLSRYFSPELAKRLASSVGDSMEVAWRDVAVIFTDITSFTSLVETAPPELLGELLNEYVAGMTDVVFAHEGTVAKVIGDAIEVLFNAPSDQPDYAARAVACAGELDAWAEAFRERWKARGVNFGATRIGVHAGPALVGNFGGGRFFDYTAYGDAINTAARLEAANKILGTRICVSATIANAAKNFRGRPVGDLVLRGRSEPLRAYEPLSTASFGAPATTLYGEAFAKLEAGDSSAMPAFAALVGAHAEDPLANFHLKRLLNGAKGVRMQLE; encoded by the coding sequence ATGACCGCAACCATCCTCGTGGTCGATGATGAGCCGGATCTGGAGGCGCTGATCCTTCAGAAATTCCGCCGGCAGGTTCGCGAGGGTTTGGTCAGTTTCATGTTCGCGCGTGACGGGCTCGAGGCGTTGCAGTCGCTCGAAGCGCATCCGCACGTCGACCTCGTGGTCTCCGACATCAACATGCCGCGAATGGACGGCCTGTCGCTGCTCGCCAGGCTGCAGGAATCCGAAGACAAGAAATCGACCATTATCGTGTCGGCTTATGGCGACATGAGCAACATCCGCACTGCGATGAATCGCGGCGCGTTCGACTTCGTGACCAAGCCGATCGATTTCGTCGATCTCGAAGCGACGATCGACAAGACCCTGCGGCACATCGAAATGCTGCGCGAGACGCGGCGCCGCCAGGCGGAAGCCGAGCGCGCCCATGCCTCGCTCTCCCGCTATTTCTCGCCCGAACTCGCCAAGCGGCTTGCGTCCAGCGTGGGCGACAGCATGGAGGTGGCCTGGCGCGACGTTGCGGTCATCTTCACCGACATAACCAGCTTTACCTCGCTCGTGGAGACTGCCCCGCCCGAACTCCTTGGAGAACTGCTCAACGAATATGTGGCCGGAATGACCGACGTCGTCTTCGCGCATGAGGGGACCGTGGCAAAGGTGATCGGCGATGCGATCGAGGTACTGTTCAATGCGCCCAGCGACCAGCCCGACTACGCAGCGCGCGCAGTCGCCTGCGCGGGCGAGCTCGACGCTTGGGCGGAGGCGTTTCGCGAACGGTGGAAGGCGAGAGGCGTGAATTTCGGCGCCACCCGCATCGGCGTTCACGCCGGTCCTGCGCTGGTCGGCAATTTCGGGGGCGGCCGTTTCTTCGACTACACTGCGTATGGCGACGCCATCAACACGGCGGCGAGGCTTGAAGCGGCGAACAAGATTCTCGGCACCCGGATCTGCGTCAGCGCGACAATTGCAAACGCTGCGAAGAATTTCAGGGGCCGACCGGTCGGCGATCTCGTGCTGCGTGGGCGCAGCGAACCATTGCGCGCCTACGAGCCCTTATCGACAGCCAGTTTCGGGGCGCCGGCGACAACGCTGTATGGCGAAGCTTTCGCCAAGCTTGAGGCTGGCGATAGCAGCGCAATGCCGGCCTTTGCCGCGCTCGTCGGCGCGCACGCCGAGGATCCTCTGGCCAACTTTCACCTGAAGCGACTGCTCAACGGCGCGAAGGGTGTCCGTATGCAGCTTGAATAG
- a CDS encoding type 1 glutamine amidotransferase, translating to MPRVTIIETGLVSAKNRELHGSYPQMFEQMIGAADSTVTFETVSIAAGQPLPDVEGLAAILITGSPAGVYDPLDWIAPLEDFVRTAHDNQVPMVGVCFGHQLIAQALGGTVRKSEKGWGLGRHVYDVAPDNGVIEGMRIALAASHQDQVITPPAGANTILSSDFTPHAGLLYAGGTTLSVQPHPEFSVGFALACCEMAHAKGHAPDSLVAAAKASLAEPLDSGRLGGAIARFLTRSR from the coding sequence ATGCCGCGCGTCACTATCATCGAAACCGGGCTCGTCAGCGCCAAGAACCGCGAACTTCACGGATCGTATCCGCAGATGTTCGAGCAGATGATCGGCGCCGCCGACTCCACCGTCACGTTCGAGACCGTCAGCATTGCTGCCGGCCAGCCGCTGCCGGATGTCGAAGGGCTGGCGGCGATCCTCATCACCGGCTCCCCGGCGGGCGTCTACGATCCCCTGGACTGGATCGCGCCGCTCGAGGATTTCGTGCGCACAGCCCACGACAATCAGGTGCCGATGGTCGGTGTCTGCTTCGGCCATCAATTGATCGCGCAGGCGCTGGGCGGCACGGTGCGCAAGTCGGAGAAGGGCTGGGGTCTCGGGCGGCATGTCTACGACGTTGCGCCTGATAATGGCGTGATCGAAGGCATGCGCATCGCCCTCGCCGCCTCGCATCAGGATCAAGTCATCACGCCGCCGGCCGGCGCCAATACCATTCTGTCCTCGGATTTCACGCCGCATGCCGGGCTGCTCTACGCCGGCGGCACCACGCTCTCGGTGCAGCCGCACCCGGAATTCTCCGTCGGCTTTGCGCTGGCCTGCTGCGAGATGGCGCATGCCAAGGGCCATGCACCTGACAGCCTCGTCGCAGCCGCAAAGGCCTCGCTCGCCGAGCCGCTGGACAGCGGGCGGCTCGGAGGCGCGATCGCGCGCTTCCTGACGCGATCAAGGTGA
- a CDS encoding YcgN family cysteine cluster protein — MTAPPKRPSAQEGFFWKTKTLEEMSNAEWESLCDGCARCCLEKLEDEDTGKIYFTHVSCKLLDSGLCACKDYQNRSDKVPDCVRLTPENVRTLNWLPPSCGYKLVAEGRDLYWWHPLISGDPNTVHEAGVSVRGRVQGTENEIPDEDLEDHIVQWPALLPKRARLKKRPKV; from the coding sequence ATGACCGCGCCGCCCAAGCGACCCTCGGCCCAAGAGGGATTCTTCTGGAAAACCAAGACGTTGGAGGAGATGTCCAACGCCGAATGGGAAAGCCTGTGCGATGGCTGCGCGCGCTGCTGCCTGGAAAAGCTCGAGGACGAGGACACCGGGAAAATTTATTTCACCCATGTTTCCTGCAAGCTGCTGGATTCGGGGCTGTGCGCCTGCAAGGACTACCAAAACCGTTCCGACAAGGTTCCGGATTGCGTCCGCCTGACGCCCGAGAACGTCCGCACCCTGAACTGGCTGCCGCCGAGCTGCGGCTACAAGCTGGTCGCCGAGGGGCGCGATCTCTACTGGTGGCACCCGCTGATTTCGGGTGATCCCAACACCGTGCATGAAGCCGGAGTTTCCGTCCGCGGCCGGGTGCAGGGCACCGAGAACGAGATCCCGGATGAGGATCTGGAGGATCACATCGTGCAATGGCCGGCACTGTTGCCGAAGCGGGCGCGGCTGAAGAAGCGGCCGAAAGTCTGA
- a CDS encoding MDR family MFS transporter, whose translation MNQHQRLGREPADQTTLPEGIERELSDITTEVMDVSDAPPLAPPAPLSQDEVRTILMSLLLTMFLAALDQTIVATALPTIGRQFNDVSNLSWVITAYLLASTAVAPVFGTLSDIYGRRVMITVSLVLFTAGSILCAVAPNMAVLIVARGLQGLGGGGIMPVVQTVISDVVSPRERGKYQAYFSGVWMAAGLMGPVLGGVFAEHLHWSMIFWINVPLAVGALFLLLPKMGKIPVFHRRRKVDWLGGLLLMAAAVVVMLVLTWGGNRYAWLSPAIMAMIGASVALAFAFVWHARNAEEPFLPLSLLGGTVVPYAIVAGACALGAITGLTVHLPLYYEVVYHLTASEAGLALIPLAAISTCGAAIAGRTMARAKHYKRVAIAGTLTATIFGVVLTVTTLPLWGLLIVLSLFALGLGTTFPVSVVSLQNSVARPQIGTVTGAMNFFRALMSSFAVATFSAILLMSLGAGISLGEHRGPANAIPVADMITAFRYVFGAAAALLATAAVCILAMEERPLAGPSTPAEMAE comes from the coding sequence ATGAACCAGCACCAGCGGCTGGGCCGCGAGCCCGCCGACCAAACGACATTGCCGGAAGGTATTGAACGCGAGCTTTCGGACATCACGACCGAAGTCATGGATGTCAGCGATGCGCCGCCGCTCGCGCCGCCCGCGCCGCTGAGTCAGGACGAGGTCCGCACCATCCTGATGAGTCTGCTGCTGACGATGTTCCTGGCCGCGCTCGACCAGACCATCGTGGCGACGGCGCTGCCGACCATCGGCCGCCAGTTCAATGACGTCAGTAACCTGTCCTGGGTGATCACGGCCTACCTTTTGGCCTCGACGGCGGTAGCCCCCGTGTTCGGCACGCTGAGCGACATCTATGGCCGCCGCGTCATGATCACCGTTTCGCTGGTGCTGTTCACCGCCGGCTCGATCTTGTGCGCGGTGGCGCCGAACATGGCGGTCTTGATCGTCGCGCGCGGCCTGCAGGGGCTGGGCGGTGGCGGCATCATGCCGGTCGTGCAGACCGTGATTTCGGATGTTGTTAGCCCTCGCGAGCGCGGCAAATATCAGGCCTATTTCAGCGGCGTCTGGATGGCGGCGGGCCTGATGGGTCCCGTGCTCGGTGGCGTGTTCGCCGAGCATCTGCACTGGTCGATGATCTTCTGGATCAACGTGCCGCTCGCCGTCGGCGCGCTGTTCCTGCTGCTGCCGAAGATGGGCAAGATTCCGGTCTTCCACCGCCGCCGCAAGGTCGACTGGCTTGGCGGGCTGTTGCTGATGGCCGCCGCCGTCGTGGTCATGCTGGTGCTCACCTGGGGCGGCAACCGTTACGCCTGGCTGTCGCCTGCGATCATGGCGATGATCGGCGCATCGGTCGCGCTGGCGTTCGCCTTTGTCTGGCATGCGCGCAATGCCGAGGAACCGTTCCTGCCGCTGTCGCTGCTGGGCGGAACGGTGGTGCCTTACGCCATCGTGGCCGGCGCCTGCGCGCTGGGCGCCATCACCGGGCTGACCGTGCATCTGCCGTTGTATTACGAGGTGGTCTACCATCTCACGGCCAGCGAGGCGGGACTGGCGCTGATCCCGCTCGCCGCGATCTCCACCTGTGGCGCGGCGATCGCCGGACGGACCATGGCGCGCGCCAAGCACTACAAGCGCGTCGCGATTGCCGGAACGTTGACGGCGACCATCTTCGGCGTCGTGCTGACCGTGACGACGCTGCCGCTGTGGGGTTTGCTGATCGTCTTGTCCCTGTTTGCGCTCGGGCTCGGCACGACTTTCCCGGTCAGCGTGGTTTCGCTGCAGAACTCGGTGGCGCGCCCGCAAATCGGCACCGTCACCGGTGCGATGAACTTCTTCCGCGCGCTGATGTCGTCGTTCGCGGTCGCTACCTTCAGCGCGATCCTGTTGATGTCGCTGGGCGCGGGCATCTCGCTCGGCGAGCATCGGGGACCGGCGAATGCCATTCCCGTCGCCGACATGATCACCGCGTTCCGCTATGTCTTTGGCGCCGCCGCCGCGCTGCTCGCAACGGCTGCGGTATGCATCCTCGCGATGGAAGAACGGCCACTGGCCGGCCCCTCGACGCCGGCGGAGATGGCGGAGTAG
- a CDS encoding response regulator, with translation MSVLVLVVDDEPDVEALFRQQFRRDLRAQRFVMDFASSAPDALARVGSPTEHSLILILSDINMPGMTGLEMLPKVKEMRPEVPVIMITAYGDADTKRKALENGATDLLTKPIDFAALRQEIDARLEQAA, from the coding sequence GTGAGTGTTCTGGTTCTAGTCGTCGATGACGAGCCCGACGTGGAAGCGTTGTTCCGCCAGCAATTTCGCCGCGACCTGCGCGCGCAGCGTTTCGTCATGGACTTCGCCAGTTCCGCGCCGGACGCGCTGGCGCGCGTCGGCTCCCCCACCGAGCATTCGCTGATCCTGATCCTGTCCGACATCAACATGCCCGGCATGACAGGGCTGGAAATGCTGCCGAAGGTGAAGGAAATGCGGCCCGAGGTGCCGGTCATCATGATCACGGCCTATGGCGATGCCGACACCAAGCGCAAGGCGCTCGAGAACGGCGCAACTGACCTTCTGACCAAACCGATCGACTTCGCGGCGCTACGTCAGGAGATCGATGCCAGGCTCGAGCAAGCCGCATGA
- a CDS encoding GAF domain-containing protein encodes MATLPEDMSVAIDELGSAITEMESHLESVRAERDEAKARQVELEIENANLRRELNLAREQQKASAGILSVISSSVADTKPVFESILSSIKHLFDSEESLIFLTSEEGLLQIAAARGANAEAARERFPIPIEGTVSELAIRERRLVRSADVQNDPDVPIDLRETARRIGQNYSMAIAPMLWEDKAIGTVFVGRTSMVPFTDRECELLNSFADQAVIAIQNARLFDETREALERQTATADILKVIASSPSEVQPVLDVIVNSAAELFAPHTAVITTLQDGKLHWRAIAASGPSFDHEKARSIYPIPFDPDRSPSCRAIMERRIIEIPDIEAPGTPELTRRVAAAGGFRSATFVPLIHRGEGIGTINLTTPQAGFRLSEKQLTLVRTFADQAVIAIENTRLFNETRETLERQTATADILKVIASSPSDVQPVFEAIASSAKTLLGAFSTTVLRFIGDELHLVAYTPTDPKADEVLQSSFPRPLAEFPTFALVRNGETIQFPDTEADDVPPANRELARLRGFRSVLFTPLMNQGTPVGIISVTRAEPGAFAPHHVQLLQTFADQAVIAIENTRLFNETKEALERQTATADILKVIASSPSDVQPVFDAIAYSANRLIGGFSAAVFRYTDGRIHLAAFTPTDAAGDAVLQSAFPVPLDKFPPYQLTRKGAPAELPDTELEPAARDIARARGYRSMLFAPLMNDGEAVGIITVTRVAPGPFGEQHTRLLQMFADQAVIAIKNVGLFNEVQQRTEDLSEALQQQTATAEVLKVIASSPTEVRPALQAIVESACKFCDAYDANVLLKIGNDLHFSAHHGPIPTGQEARPINRDWATGRSVVDRVPVQVSDFQAPEAAEFPEGQRQSREQGHRCTLSVPLLREGEAIGAIVLRRLEPVAFSDKQIGLLQTFADQAVIAIGNVRLFEEVQAKTRELSEALTYQTGSANILKVIASSPTDVAPVLTAIVESACELCDANDAIVYLKEGDHLSYEAHHGPIPVVFGEKRAINRDYVAGRSVVDRTPVHVRDVFSEEGAEFPEARELSQSLGIRSILCAPMLRENESIGAILLRRTEVHPFTDKQISLLQTFADQAVIAIGNVRLFEEVQAKTRDLEESLQQQTATADVLRVISASPGELEPVFHAMLENAGRLCEAKFAMLRLLKGDQFHGVAAWNLPPAFSEFLAQTPIRVDPKLPLGRVVTTKQPVHVHDVLQHEAYLERYPGMIALAEIGGGRTLLQVPMLKEDQLVGTIGLYRQEVRPFTEKQIALVQNFAAQAVIAIENARLLNELRQRTSDLSQSLDDLRTAQNRLVQTEKLASLGQLTAGIAHEIKNPLNFVNNFAALSAELTEELHDALGQAEVGEKIRAEVDELTELLKGNLKKVVQHGKRADSIVKNMLLHSREGGGEHRLSDINALIDESLNLAYHGARAEKPGFNVTLERDFDPAAGQIDVFPQEITRVFLNLVSNGFHAVTKRNKEGGEPGFEPRLRASTKNLGESVEIRIRDNGTGIPPEVKEKMFNPFFTTKPAGEGTGLGLSMSHDIIVKQHGGTIDVDTQPGHFTEFRILLPRASNFAERSRG; translated from the coding sequence ATGGCGACGCTTCCCGAGGACATGTCAGTCGCGATCGATGAGCTGGGGTCAGCCATCACCGAGATGGAGTCGCACCTCGAATCTGTTCGCGCCGAGCGCGACGAGGCGAAGGCGCGTCAGGTCGAGCTCGAAATCGAGAATGCGAATCTGCGTCGGGAACTGAACCTCGCGCGTGAGCAGCAGAAGGCTTCCGCCGGCATCCTCAGTGTCATCAGCAGTTCGGTAGCCGATACCAAACCGGTATTCGAAAGCATCCTCTCCAGCATCAAGCATCTTTTTGACAGCGAGGAGAGCCTGATTTTCCTCACCAGCGAAGAAGGCCTGTTGCAAATTGCGGCCGCGCGTGGCGCAAACGCCGAGGCGGCGCGCGAGCGGTTTCCGATTCCGATTGAAGGAACCGTAAGCGAGCTTGCGATTCGCGAGCGACGGCTGGTGCGCTCTGCCGACGTCCAGAACGATCCGGACGTGCCGATCGACCTGCGCGAGACCGCTCGCAGGATCGGGCAAAACTATTCGATGGCTATTGCACCCATGCTCTGGGAAGACAAGGCAATCGGCACGGTTTTCGTGGGCCGCACCTCGATGGTGCCGTTTACGGACAGGGAGTGCGAACTGCTGAACAGTTTCGCCGATCAGGCCGTGATCGCCATCCAGAATGCGCGGCTGTTCGATGAGACGCGCGAAGCGCTTGAGCGGCAAACGGCGACCGCTGACATTCTGAAGGTCATCGCCTCCTCCCCTTCCGAAGTGCAGCCTGTCCTGGATGTCATCGTGAACAGCGCCGCCGAGCTGTTCGCACCGCACACCGCGGTGATCACGACACTGCAGGATGGCAAGCTGCATTGGCGAGCCATCGCAGCAAGCGGACCGAGTTTTGACCACGAAAAGGCCAGGTCCATCTATCCGATCCCGTTCGACCCGGACCGCTCCCCGTCATGCCGTGCAATCATGGAGCGCCGGATCATAGAGATTCCCGATATCGAAGCTCCCGGTACGCCAGAGTTGACCCGCCGGGTTGCGGCGGCCGGTGGCTTCCGAAGCGCGACATTTGTGCCCCTGATCCATCGGGGTGAAGGCATTGGAACCATCAATCTGACCACCCCGCAAGCGGGCTTCAGGCTGTCCGAGAAGCAGCTGACACTGGTCAGGACCTTTGCCGACCAAGCCGTGATCGCTATCGAGAACACGCGCCTGTTCAATGAGACCCGGGAGACGCTGGAGCGGCAGACCGCGACGGCGGATATCCTGAAGGTCATCGCAAGCTCGCCGTCAGACGTGCAACCCGTGTTCGAGGCCATCGCGTCGAGCGCCAAGACGCTGCTCGGCGCCTTCTCGACCACTGTGCTGCGCTTCATCGGCGACGAACTGCATCTTGTGGCCTACACGCCGACGGATCCCAAAGCCGACGAGGTTCTGCAATCGTCATTTCCGCGGCCCCTGGCCGAATTCCCCACATTTGCACTGGTCCGCAACGGGGAAACGATCCAGTTCCCGGACACCGAGGCCGATGACGTGCCCCCCGCCAACAGGGAGTTGGCGCGGCTGCGCGGCTTTCGCAGTGTGCTGTTCACCCCGCTGATGAACCAGGGCACCCCGGTTGGTATCATCAGCGTCACCCGCGCCGAGCCCGGCGCGTTTGCGCCCCATCACGTGCAACTGTTGCAAACGTTTGCCGACCAGGCCGTGATCGCGATCGAGAACACGCGGCTGTTCAACGAGACGAAAGAAGCGCTGGAACGGCAGACCGCCACCGCCGACATCCTGAAAGTCATAGCCTCCTCGCCCTCTGACGTGCAGCCGGTGTTCGACGCCATTGCGTATAGCGCCAACCGGTTGATCGGCGGCTTTTCGGCCGCTGTATTCCGCTACACCGATGGCAGGATTCATCTGGCCGCCTTTACACCGACCGACGCGGCCGGCGATGCCGTCCTGCAATCTGCGTTCCCGGTCCCGCTGGACAAGTTTCCGCCCTACCAATTGACGCGCAAGGGCGCGCCGGCGGAATTGCCTGATACCGAACTCGAGCCGGCGGCGCGCGACATTGCGCGGGCCCGCGGCTATCGCAGCATGCTGTTCGCGCCGCTGATGAATGACGGTGAGGCCGTCGGCATCATCACCGTCACCCGCGTCGCGCCGGGCCCGTTCGGCGAACAACACACCCGCTTGCTGCAGATGTTCGCCGACCAGGCCGTGATCGCGATCAAGAATGTCGGACTGTTCAACGAGGTACAGCAGCGCACCGAGGATTTGAGCGAGGCCCTGCAGCAGCAGACCGCCACCGCAGAGGTGCTAAAGGTAATCGCCTCATCGCCGACCGAGGTCAGACCGGCGCTGCAGGCGATTGTTGAGAGCGCCTGCAAGTTCTGCGACGCCTACGATGCCAACGTCCTGCTGAAGATCGGCAACGACTTGCATTTCAGCGCGCATCACGGACCCATTCCGACGGGCCAAGAGGCCCGCCCGATCAATCGGGACTGGGCAACGGGTCGTTCAGTCGTCGATCGTGTACCGGTGCAGGTGTCCGATTTCCAGGCGCCGGAGGCGGCCGAATTTCCCGAAGGGCAGCGGCAGTCGCGCGAACAGGGTCACCGCTGTACGCTGAGCGTACCGTTGTTGCGGGAGGGAGAAGCAATTGGCGCGATCGTGCTTCGCCGTCTGGAACCCGTCGCCTTCAGCGACAAGCAGATCGGCCTGTTGCAGACCTTTGCCGACCAGGCGGTAATCGCCATCGGTAACGTGCGGCTGTTTGAGGAGGTGCAGGCTAAGACGCGTGAGCTTTCCGAAGCCCTCACCTATCAGACCGGCAGCGCCAACATTCTGAAGGTAATCGCTTCCTCTCCAACCGACGTCGCGCCTGTCCTCACTGCCATCGTGGAAAGTGCCTGCGAGCTTTGCGACGCCAATGACGCCATCGTTTACCTGAAAGAAGGCGATCATCTTAGTTACGAAGCACATCATGGCCCAATACCCGTGGTTTTTGGCGAGAAACGCGCCATCAATCGCGACTATGTCGCCGGACGTTCGGTTGTTGACAGGACGCCGGTACATGTGCGCGACGTGTTTTCGGAGGAAGGCGCTGAGTTTCCGGAAGCGCGGGAATTGTCGCAAAGCCTAGGCATTCGCAGCATCCTATGCGCGCCGATGCTGCGCGAGAACGAAAGCATCGGCGCGATCCTGCTCAGGCGTACGGAGGTGCACCCGTTTACCGACAAACAGATCAGCCTGCTGCAGACCTTCGCCGACCAAGCCGTGATCGCCATCGGCAATGTCCGGCTATTTGAGGAGGTGCAGGCCAAGACGCGCGATCTGGAGGAATCGCTGCAGCAGCAGACCGCGACCGCGGATGTACTCAGGGTGATCAGCGCTTCGCCCGGAGAACTAGAGCCGGTGTTCCACGCCATGCTGGAAAACGCTGGACGACTCTGCGAGGCGAAATTTGCGATGCTGCGCTTATTGAAAGGCGACCAATTTCACGGCGTCGCCGCGTGGAATTTGCCTCCCGCCTTCAGCGAATTTCTTGCGCAGACTCCGATCCGCGTCGACCCCAAGCTTCCGCTGGGCCGCGTCGTCACTACAAAGCAGCCTGTTCACGTCCATGATGTCCTGCAGCATGAGGCCTACCTTGAGCGCTATCCGGGCATGATCGCCCTCGCGGAAATCGGCGGCGGCCGCACGCTGCTGCAGGTCCCCATGCTCAAGGAGGATCAACTCGTCGGAACGATCGGCCTCTATCGTCAGGAGGTCCGGCCGTTCACCGAAAAACAGATTGCTCTGGTGCAGAACTTTGCTGCCCAGGCCGTGATCGCGATCGAAAATGCTCGCCTGCTTAATGAACTCCGCCAACGCACCAGCGACCTGTCCCAATCGCTGGACGATCTCCGCACCGCGCAGAACCGCCTGGTGCAGACCGAAAAGCTTGCCTCGCTCGGCCAGCTCACCGCAGGCATTGCGCACGAGATCAAGAACCCACTCAACTTCGTCAACAATTTTGCCGCCCTTTCAGCCGAGTTGACCGAGGAGCTGCACGATGCGCTCGGGCAAGCCGAGGTAGGCGAGAAGATCCGCGCCGAAGTGGATGAGCTTACGGAACTCCTTAAGGGTAATCTTAAAAAAGTCGTGCAGCACGGCAAGCGTGCTGATTCCATCGTCAAGAACATGCTCTTGCATTCGCGCGAGGGCGGCGGCGAGCACCGGCTGTCTGACATCAATGCCCTGATCGACGAGAGCCTCAACCTCGCCTATCACGGCGCCCGCGCCGAGAAGCCCGGCTTCAATGTGACGCTGGAGCGCGACTTCGATCCCGCCGCGGGCCAGATCGACGTTTTCCCGCAAGAGATTACCCGCGTGTTCCTCAACTTGGTCTCCAACGGATTCCACGCCGTGACCAAGCGCAACAAGGAAGGCGGCGAGCCCGGCTTTGAGCCGAGGCTGCGGGCGAGCACGAAAAACCTGGGCGAAAGCGTCGAAATCCGCATCCGTGACAACGGCACCGGCATTCCGCCCGAGGTAAAGGAGAAGATGTTCAACCCCTTCTTCACCACCAAGCCGGCCGGCGAAGGCACCGGGTTGGGCCTATCCATGAGCCACGACATCATCGTGAAACAACATGGCGGCACAATTGACGTGGATACCCAGCCGGGCCATTTCACCGAATTCCGCATCTTGTTGCCGCGAGCAAGCAATTTTGCAGAAAGGTCTAGAGGGTAG
- a CDS encoding thiamine pyrophosphate-requiring protein — protein sequence MKLGAAIAEIMKREGIEILCGYPVNHLIEYAANADIRPVMVRQERIGVHMADAISRVTSGRSIGAFCMQHGPGAENAMGGVAQCYGESVPVLVLPMGYARRLANIDPNFNSTQAMKAFSKSSEPINIAAEVCNIFRRAFTKLKNGRGGPVIVEIPADMWNEEVPEPLNYTPVLRTRYGADPVHVKEAAALLVQAKRPVIYAGQGVHYARAWPQLKRLAERLAIPVTTSLGGKSSFPETHPLSLGSGGLAVPRAVPKFLGEADVIFGIGCSFTETSFGIAMPKGKTIIHSTLDPNHLNKDVEAKVGLVGDAGLVLDALLEEIGKTVTSDRDATAVVAEIAASHKEWLAKWMPKLTHNDAPLNPYRVLWDLQHTVDINNTIITHDAGSPRDQLSPFWKSVEPLSYIGWGKTTQLGYGLGLAMGAKLAKPDKLCINVWGDAAIGFTGMDFETAVRERIPIMSILLNNFSMAIELKVMPISTEKYRSTDISGDYAAMARAFGGYGERVLRPEDIIPAIKRGIAKTQEGVPVLLEFITSKETEVSRPGT from the coding sequence ATGAAGCTCGGTGCTGCCATCGCGGAAATCATGAAGCGGGAGGGAATCGAGATCCTCTGCGGCTATCCAGTCAATCATCTCATTGAATATGCGGCCAATGCCGACATCCGCCCGGTGATGGTGCGCCAGGAACGCATCGGCGTTCACATGGCGGACGCGATCTCGCGCGTCACCTCAGGCCGGTCGATCGGCGCGTTCTGCATGCAGCATGGGCCCGGCGCCGAGAACGCGATGGGCGGCGTGGCGCAATGCTACGGTGAATCCGTCCCCGTGCTGGTGCTGCCGATGGGCTATGCGCGCCGGCTTGCCAATATCGACCCGAATTTCAATTCCACCCAGGCGATGAAGGCGTTCTCGAAATCATCCGAGCCGATCAACATCGCGGCAGAAGTCTGCAACATCTTTCGAAGAGCATTCACCAAACTGAAGAACGGGCGCGGCGGGCCGGTGATCGTCGAAATCCCCGCCGACATGTGGAACGAGGAAGTGCCGGAACCCCTGAACTACACGCCGGTGCTGCGCACCCGCTACGGCGCCGATCCGGTCCATGTGAAGGAAGCGGCGGCCCTCCTCGTCCAGGCGAAGCGGCCGGTGATCTATGCCGGCCAGGGCGTGCACTACGCCAGGGCGTGGCCACAGCTCAAACGGCTGGCCGAGCGCCTAGCGATTCCCGTCACGACCAGCCTGGGCGGCAAATCGTCATTTCCGGAAACGCATCCGTTGTCGCTGGGATCGGGCGGCCTCGCCGTACCGCGCGCGGTGCCGAAATTTTTGGGCGAAGCCGACGTGATCTTCGGCATCGGTTGCTCGTTCACCGAGACGTCTTTCGGCATCGCCATGCCGAAGGGCAAGACAATCATTCATTCGACGCTCGATCCCAACCATCTCAACAAGGATGTCGAGGCCAAGGTCGGGCTGGTCGGCGACGCCGGCCTGGTGCTCGATGCCTTGCTGGAAGAGATTGGCAAGACGGTCACGTCGGATCGCGATGCGACGGCCGTTGTCGCCGAAATCGCCGCCTCCCACAAGGAATGGCTGGCGAAATGGATGCCGAAGCTGACCCATAACGACGCGCCGCTGAATCCCTACCGCGTGTTGTGGGACCTGCAGCACACCGTCGACATCAACAACACCATCATCACCCACGATGCGGGCAGCCCGCGCGACCAGCTGTCCCCGTTCTGGAAATCGGTCGAGCCGCTCTCCTATATCGGCTGGGGCAAGACCACGCAGCTCGGCTACGGCCTTGGGCTTGCGATGGGCGCCAAGCTGGCAAAGCCTGACAAGCTCTGCATCAATGTCTGGGGCGATGCCGCGATCGGCTTCACCGGCATGGATTTCGAGACCGCGGTCCGTGAGCGCATCCCGATCATGTCGATCCTGTTGAACAATTTCTCGATGGCGATCGAATTGAAGGTGATGCCGATCTCGACAGAGAAATACCGCTCCACCGACATTTCCGGCGACTACGCCGCGATGGCCCGCGCCTTCGGCGGCTATGGCGAGCGGGTGTTGAGGCCGGAAGACATCATCCCGGCCATCAAGCGCGGCATTGCAAAGACGCAGGAAGGCGTCCCGGTGCTCTTGGAATTCATCACCAGCAAGGAGACCGAGGTGTCGAGGCCGGGGACCTGA